The following are encoded in a window of Microbacterium sp. LWO13-1.2 genomic DNA:
- the dapC gene encoding succinyldiaminopimelate transaminase yields the protein MSIRDLADYPWDAVAPYRERASQHPQGIVDLSIGSPVDPTPEIIRRALAEATDAHAYPQTVGTPALREAIVDWYARRRGVPDLTVDNVLPTIGSKELVALLPTLLGLGEGDIVVHPRVAYPTYEVGARVAGATPLPADDPAEWPDGTKLIWINTPGNPDGRTWSISELTAAVKRARELGAVLASDECYAELGWDGPWATEPVPSVLDPRVTGGSRANLLSVYSLSKQSNLAGYRAAFLAGCARNVGELLMARKHLGLMPPAPVQHAMAVALRDDEHVAAQKELYRERRDLLRPAVEAAGFRVDGSEAGLYLWATEGRDAWESMQRLSELGILAGPGPFYGASSGEHVRLALTAPSERVVEAARRLLGGNL from the coding sequence GTGAGCATCCGCGACCTCGCAGATTATCCGTGGGACGCCGTCGCTCCGTACCGGGAGCGCGCATCTCAGCATCCGCAGGGGATCGTCGATCTCTCCATCGGTTCCCCGGTCGACCCCACGCCTGAGATCATCCGCCGCGCGCTCGCCGAGGCCACCGATGCGCACGCCTACCCTCAGACTGTCGGCACGCCGGCCCTGCGTGAAGCCATCGTCGACTGGTATGCGCGCCGCCGCGGCGTGCCGGATCTCACCGTCGACAACGTGCTCCCGACGATCGGATCCAAGGAACTCGTCGCACTGCTGCCGACGCTCCTCGGCCTCGGCGAGGGTGACATCGTCGTGCACCCCCGCGTGGCCTACCCCACGTATGAGGTCGGTGCGCGCGTCGCAGGCGCGACGCCGTTGCCGGCCGATGACCCAGCGGAATGGCCGGATGGCACCAAGCTCATCTGGATCAACACGCCGGGCAACCCGGACGGACGGACGTGGTCGATCAGCGAGCTCACCGCCGCGGTGAAACGTGCTCGCGAACTCGGAGCCGTGCTCGCGAGCGACGAATGCTACGCAGAACTCGGCTGGGACGGCCCCTGGGCCACCGAGCCGGTGCCCTCGGTGCTCGACCCCCGAGTCACCGGCGGCAGTCGGGCCAACCTGCTCAGCGTGTACTCCTTGAGCAAGCAGTCGAACCTGGCCGGATACCGGGCGGCGTTCCTCGCCGGCTGCGCTCGGAACGTCGGTGAACTGCTCATGGCCCGCAAGCACCTCGGCCTGATGCCGCCCGCTCCGGTGCAGCATGCCATGGCCGTCGCCTTGAGGGATGACGAGCACGTCGCTGCGCAGAAGGAGCTGTACCGCGAGCGGCGCGACCTCCTTCGTCCGGCTGTGGAGGCTGCGGGCTTCCGGGTCGATGGCTCTGAGGCAGGCCTGTACCTGTGGGCCACCGAAGGCCGTGATGCATGGGAGTCGATGCAGCGACTCTCCGAACTCGGCATCCTGGCGGGTCCCGGCCCGTTCTACGGTGCGAGCTCCGGAGAGCACGTGCGACTCGCGCTGACCGCGCCGAGCGAGCGAGTCGTCGAAGCAGCGCGGCGTCTGCTTGGCGGAAATCTGTAG
- the fdxA gene encoding ferredoxin, whose translation MTYVIALPCVDVKDRACIDECPVDCIYEGERSLYIHPDECVDCGACEPVCPVEAIYYEDDLPEEWADYYKANVEFFDEIGSPGGAAKTGVLAFDHPIISALPPQGE comes from the coding sequence GTGACGTATGTGATCGCTCTGCCGTGTGTCGATGTGAAGGATCGTGCTTGCATCGACGAGTGCCCCGTGGACTGCATCTATGAGGGGGAGCGTTCGCTGTACATCCATCCGGATGAATGCGTGGACTGCGGTGCCTGTGAACCGGTGTGTCCGGTCGAGGCGATCTACTACGAGGACGATCTCCCCGAGGAGTGGGCCGACTACTACAAGGCGAATGTCGAGTTCTTCGACGAGATCGGTTCCCCTGGTGGCGCGGCCAAGACGGGCGTCCTCGCCTTCGACCACCCGATCATCAGTGCTCTCCCGCCGCAGGGCGAGTAA
- a CDS encoding histidinol dehydrogenase encodes MRISWISRVLSWIAAALVGGVYGVAGTIGHSLMWGPIPVGLIIGAIACAAILIAIRALTHDRGATLAAGLGMIGTLVLISGVGPGGSVVVEDTLSGRIWTYIVAGLVLLAVAWPSFSRLQVRTHAEQAPVAESPEQAPLITAVPLDPGVRRSASSHES; translated from the coding sequence GTGCGCATCAGCTGGATCTCCCGAGTTCTGTCGTGGATCGCCGCGGCACTCGTCGGCGGTGTCTATGGCGTCGCCGGAACGATCGGGCACAGCCTGATGTGGGGGCCGATCCCGGTGGGCCTCATCATCGGCGCGATCGCCTGCGCCGCGATTCTCATCGCGATCCGAGCGCTCACCCACGATCGCGGCGCGACTCTCGCGGCGGGCCTCGGAATGATCGGAACGCTCGTGCTCATCTCGGGCGTCGGTCCCGGCGGTTCCGTCGTCGTGGAGGACACCCTCTCCGGGCGTATCTGGACGTACATCGTGGCGGGGCTCGTGCTCCTCGCCGTCGCCTGGCCCTCATTCTCTCGTCTGCAGGTGCGCACGCATGCGGAGCAGGCCCCCGTCGCGGAATCGCCGGAGCAGGCGCCGCTCATCACTGCCGTGCCCCTTGATCCGGGTGTTCGGAGATCTGCGTCCAGCCACGAGTCGTAG
- a CDS encoding AzlD domain-containing protein, with amino-acid sequence MSVWSAILLAALICLALKAIGYLVPPKALEAPRPARISDLLTVGLLAALVAVQTLGDGQAVIVDARVPALLVAAGLLWLKQSFLVVVFAAALVAALLRLAGLAA; translated from the coding sequence ATGAGCGTGTGGAGCGCGATACTTCTCGCCGCGCTGATCTGTCTGGCGCTCAAGGCGATCGGCTACCTCGTGCCGCCGAAGGCGCTCGAAGCGCCGCGTCCGGCCCGCATCTCCGACCTGCTCACCGTCGGGCTGCTCGCCGCTCTCGTGGCCGTGCAGACGCTCGGCGACGGCCAGGCGGTCATCGTCGACGCCAGGGTGCCTGCGCTCCTCGTGGCAGCAGGGCTCCTGTGGCTGAAGCAGTCGTTCCTCGTCGTCGTGTTCGCCGCGGCGCTGGTGGCAGCGCTGCTCCGTCTGGCAGGCCTCGCGGCCTGA
- a CDS encoding AzlC family ABC transporter permease → MSAEREVWREALGVVLATSAYGISFGALAVAAGLDVLQACVLSLLMFTGGSQFAFVGVFAAGGLAALPSAVASAALLGVRNVAYGMRMSPVVGGGAWRRAAAAHFTIDESTAVAISQNDPRLRQVGFWVTGIGIFLGWNATTLIGALVGDVLGDPKTWGLDAAAAAAFLALLWPRLKQRQAIAVGIAAAVVAAAFTPFLMPGLPVLVAAIVAILVGWFNWLGRAEPAAAATNASEVPR, encoded by the coding sequence GTGTCCGCGGAACGTGAGGTCTGGCGCGAGGCGCTGGGTGTGGTGCTCGCGACCAGCGCCTACGGCATCTCCTTCGGAGCACTCGCCGTCGCGGCCGGATTGGACGTCCTGCAGGCCTGCGTCCTGAGCCTGCTGATGTTCACCGGCGGGTCGCAGTTCGCCTTCGTCGGGGTGTTCGCGGCCGGGGGCCTTGCCGCCCTGCCCTCCGCGGTCGCGTCCGCCGCACTTCTGGGCGTCCGCAACGTCGCCTACGGGATGCGGATGTCGCCCGTCGTCGGGGGAGGCGCCTGGCGGCGCGCCGCCGCCGCGCACTTCACGATCGACGAGTCCACCGCGGTCGCGATCTCGCAGAACGATCCGCGTCTGCGACAGGTCGGGTTCTGGGTCACCGGGATCGGGATCTTCCTGGGGTGGAACGCCACGACGCTCATCGGTGCTCTCGTCGGAGATGTGCTCGGGGATCCGAAGACCTGGGGGCTGGATGCCGCGGCCGCCGCGGCGTTCCTGGCGCTGCTGTGGCCGCGTTTGAAGCAGCGTCAGGCCATCGCCGTCGGCATCGCGGCTGCTGTCGTCGCCGCCGCATTCACCCCGTTCCTGATGCCGGGACTGCCGGTGCTCGTCGCCGCGATCGTCGCTATCCTCGTCGGCTGGTTCAACTGGCTCGGCCGTGCTGAACCCGCCGCGGCGGCGACGAACGCCTCGGAGGTGCCGCGATGA
- a CDS encoding XRE family transcriptional regulator, with protein sequence MEDLRTRIARTLRRERESAGLSVSELARRAGISKATVSQLESGAGNPSVETLWALGVALDVPFAVLVDQQANAPTLIRAADLAGVPAAAAAYSATLLAASPPGARRDLYLIQADPGKARVSDPHHPGTTEHVILISGEAQVGPVGETVTLRPGDYLSYPGDAPHIFEAAAPGTSAVLISELR encoded by the coding sequence ATGGAGGATCTGCGCACTCGAATCGCTCGCACCCTGCGGCGGGAGCGGGAGTCGGCCGGCTTGTCGGTCTCCGAGCTCGCCCGCCGCGCCGGCATCTCGAAGGCGACCGTCTCTCAGCTCGAGAGCGGCGCGGGCAACCCGAGCGTCGAGACTCTCTGGGCATTGGGCGTCGCCCTCGATGTGCCGTTCGCGGTACTCGTCGATCAGCAGGCCAACGCCCCGACGCTCATTCGCGCCGCCGATCTTGCCGGGGTGCCAGCCGCGGCGGCGGCATACAGCGCGACGCTGCTCGCGGCCAGCCCTCCCGGCGCCCGCAGAGATCTGTATCTCATCCAAGCGGACCCCGGAAAGGCTCGGGTATCCGATCCGCACCACCCGGGGACGACCGAGCACGTCATCCTGATCTCCGGCGAAGCACAGGTCGGTCCCGTGGGCGAAACCGTGACCCTCCGGCCAGGCGACTACCTCTCGTACCCGGGCGATGCTCCGCACATCTTCGAAGCGGCCGCGCCGGGCACGAGTGCGGTGCTCATCTCAGAGCTCCGCTGA
- a CDS encoding phospholipase, with amino-acid sequence MLHKTRTLRRASAAASARAAVTARRPMMILGTATAALLGAALTAGLVSAPAAGAEQPDATAIVSAFVTGSELPTKNADTAAITMVEAREAVAAADALTDEVAESGLAIDPAVAPLDTTDLQDRIDALDDRAEMPVLVLAVLTADSVTETEEVLADTEKLQAAFTAAQEQKAAADAAQAAAEQAAAEQAAQLASLAATNTVDGAKATAQQMAANQYGWGADQFSCLDSLWNKESGWNYQAYNDSSGATGIPQSLPGSKMASAGSDWETNAATQIAWGLGYISSVYGTPCSAWSHSQSTDWY; translated from the coding sequence ATGCTTCACAAGACCCGTACCCTTCGGCGCGCCTCCGCGGCCGCGTCCGCCCGTGCAGCCGTCACCGCACGCCGTCCGATGATGATCCTCGGCACGGCGACGGCGGCGCTTCTCGGCGCAGCTCTCACCGCCGGCCTCGTGTCGGCACCGGCTGCCGGCGCCGAACAGCCGGATGCGACGGCGATCGTCTCGGCGTTCGTCACCGGTTCCGAACTGCCTACGAAGAACGCGGACACTGCCGCGATCACGATGGTGGAAGCGCGGGAGGCCGTGGCCGCCGCCGATGCGCTGACCGATGAGGTCGCTGAATCCGGCCTGGCGATCGACCCGGCCGTCGCACCGCTCGACACCACTGATCTGCAGGACCGGATCGATGCGCTGGATGATCGCGCCGAGATGCCGGTGCTGGTGCTGGCCGTCCTCACCGCGGATTCCGTCACCGAGACCGAAGAGGTGCTCGCGGACACCGAGAAGCTGCAGGCGGCGTTCACCGCCGCACAGGAGCAGAAGGCCGCCGCCGACGCGGCGCAGGCCGCCGCAGAGCAGGCCGCCGCAGAACAGGCGGCGCAGCTCGCCTCGCTGGCTGCGACGAACACGGTCGACGGCGCGAAGGCGACCGCCCAGCAGATGGCAGCTAACCAGTACGGCTGGGGCGCCGATCAGTTCTCCTGCCTCGATTCGCTGTGGAACAAGGAATCCGGCTGGAACTACCAGGCGTACAACGACTCCAGTGGCGCCACCGGCATCCCGCAGTCACTGCCCGGCAGCAAGATGGCCTCGGCGGGCAGCGACTGGGAGACGAACGCAGCGACACAGATCGCGTGGGGTCTCGGGTACATCTCGTCTGTGTACGGCACGCCCTGCAGCGCTTGGTCGCACTCGCAGTCGACGGATTGGTACTGA
- the typA gene encoding translational GTPase TypA yields the protein MAHALRSDLRNVAIVAHVDHGKTTLVDAMLRQTGSFGSHEHMEERAMDSNDLEREKGITILAKNTAITYKGKHAEGKEITINVIDTPGHADFGGEVERGLSMVDGVVLLVDASEGPLPQTRFVLRKALEAKLPVILLVNKTDRPDARIAEVEEEAHDLLLGLASDLVDDVPDLDVDALLDVPIVYASGRNGAASLNRPENGSLPDNGDLEPLFEAILKHVPAPAYDDEAPLQAWVTNLDSSPFLGRLALLRVFNGTLKKGQTVAWVRADGTHQNARITELLKTRALERYPAESAGPGDIVAIAGFENITIGETIADPEDVRPLPAITVDDPAISMTIGTNTSPLMGKVKGHKLTARMVKDRLDKELIGNVSLKVVDIGRPDAWEVQGRGELALAILVENMRREGFELTVGKPQVVTKKVDGKTYEPFEHLTIDTPEEHLGAITQLLANRKGRMENMTNHGTGWVRMEFIVPSRGLIGFRSEFLTTTRGTGIANAISHGYEPWAGSITTRQNGSIVADRQGVVTPFAMIALQERMSFFVQPTQEVYEGMVIGENSRADDMDVNITKEKKLTNMRAASSDTFESMTPPRQLTLEESLEFARDDECVEVTPEVVRIRKVNLDANTRARETARLKRQDANV from the coding sequence ATGGCGCACGCCCTCCGCTCTGACCTCCGCAACGTCGCAATCGTCGCGCACGTCGACCACGGAAAGACCACGCTCGTCGACGCCATGCTGCGTCAGACCGGCTCTTTCGGCTCCCACGAGCACATGGAAGAACGCGCCATGGACTCCAACGACCTCGAGCGTGAGAAGGGCATCACGATCCTCGCCAAGAACACGGCGATCACCTACAAGGGCAAGCACGCCGAGGGCAAGGAGATCACGATCAACGTGATCGACACCCCCGGCCACGCCGACTTCGGCGGCGAGGTCGAGCGCGGCCTGTCGATGGTCGACGGCGTCGTGCTGCTCGTGGACGCGTCCGAGGGGCCGCTGCCGCAGACCCGCTTCGTGCTGCGCAAGGCGCTCGAGGCGAAGCTCCCCGTCATCCTCCTGGTCAACAAGACCGACCGTCCCGACGCCCGCATCGCCGAGGTCGAGGAAGAGGCGCACGACCTGCTGCTCGGCCTCGCGTCCGACCTCGTCGACGACGTGCCGGACCTCGACGTCGATGCCCTGCTCGACGTGCCGATCGTCTACGCGTCCGGCCGCAACGGCGCCGCGTCGCTCAACCGCCCGGAGAACGGCTCGCTGCCCGACAACGGTGACCTCGAACCGCTCTTCGAGGCGATCCTCAAGCACGTGCCGGCTCCGGCGTACGACGACGAGGCGCCGCTGCAGGCATGGGTCACGAACCTCGACTCCAGCCCGTTCCTCGGTCGTCTGGCACTGCTCCGTGTCTTCAACGGCACGCTGAAGAAGGGCCAGACAGTGGCCTGGGTCCGCGCCGACGGCACCCACCAGAACGCTCGTATCACCGAGCTCCTGAAGACTCGCGCCCTCGAGCGCTACCCCGCAGAGTCCGCCGGCCCCGGCGACATCGTCGCGATCGCCGGTTTCGAGAACATCACGATCGGTGAGACCATCGCCGACCCCGAAGATGTGCGTCCGCTCCCGGCCATCACGGTCGACGACCCCGCCATCTCGATGACGATCGGCACCAACACCTCGCCGCTCATGGGCAAGGTCAAGGGCCACAAGCTCACCGCTCGCATGGTCAAGGACCGTCTCGACAAGGAGCTCATCGGAAACGTCTCGCTCAAGGTCGTCGACATCGGACGTCCGGATGCGTGGGAAGTGCAGGGCCGCGGAGAGCTGGCCCTCGCGATCCTCGTCGAGAACATGCGCCGCGAAGGCTTCGAGCTCACTGTCGGCAAGCCGCAGGTGGTCACGAAGAAGGTCGACGGCAAGACCTACGAGCCGTTCGAGCACCTCACCATCGACACTCCGGAAGAGCACCTCGGCGCGATCACGCAGCTCCTGGCGAACCGCAAGGGCCGCATGGAGAACATGACCAACCACGGCACCGGCTGGGTGCGCATGGAGTTCATCGTCCCGTCGCGCGGCCTCATCGGCTTCCGCAGCGAGTTCCTGACCACCACTCGCGGCACCGGCATCGCGAACGCGATCTCGCACGGCTACGAGCCGTGGGCCGGCTCCATCACGACGCGTCAGAACGGTTCGATCGTCGCTGACCGCCAGGGTGTCGTCACCCCGTTCGCGATGATCGCCCTGCAGGAGCGCATGTCGTTCTTCGTGCAGCCCACGCAGGAGGTCTACGAGGGCATGGTGATCGGTGAGAACTCGCGCGCCGATGACATGGACGTGAACATCACCAAGGAGAAGAAGCTCACCAACATGCGTGCAGCGAGCTCCGACACGTTCGAGTCGATGACCCCGCCGCGTCAGCTGACGCTGGAGGAGAGCCTGGAGTTCGCCCGCGACGACGAGTGCGTCGAAGTGACGCCCGAGGTCGTGCGCATCCGCAAGGTGAACCTCGACGCGAACACCCGCGCACGCGAGACTGCGCGCCTCAAGCGCCAGGACGCCAACGTCTGA
- a CDS encoding CPBP family intramembrane glutamic endopeptidase, producing the protein MTPRPAPALAPLTHPAPSRTRLWWEIAIVLALGLGQSAVYAIVQLAYRLTDEKPLADQVATLNPSRSDRELFDLIYQVLSIGFSIVPVLLVCFLLWQSSRPHLGRLGLDGTRIGRDTGGGILLVLAIGIPGLALYLVGRMLGLFVAVNPAGLDAYWWTVPVLLLAAARASLQEEFVVLGYLFARLKQLGWGPWTIIIATSVLRASYHLYQGPGAFIGNFAMGMLFGWLFLRTGRLLPFLVAHFLIDATVFVGYPWAAATWPALFGLPA; encoded by the coding sequence GTGACCCCTCGACCCGCTCCCGCACTCGCGCCGCTCACGCATCCCGCACCCTCGCGCACGCGCCTGTGGTGGGAGATCGCGATCGTCCTGGCGCTCGGACTCGGCCAGTCCGCGGTGTACGCGATCGTCCAGCTCGCCTATCGACTCACCGACGAGAAGCCGCTCGCCGATCAGGTGGCGACACTCAATCCCTCGCGCAGCGATCGCGAACTGTTCGACCTGATCTACCAGGTGCTGTCGATCGGGTTCTCCATCGTCCCGGTGCTGCTGGTGTGCTTCCTGCTCTGGCAGTCGTCGCGCCCGCACCTCGGCCGGCTCGGCCTCGACGGCACCCGGATCGGACGAGACACCGGCGGCGGCATCCTGCTGGTGCTGGCGATCGGCATCCCCGGCCTCGCCCTGTATCTCGTCGGACGCATGCTGGGACTCTTCGTCGCCGTGAACCCGGCCGGGCTGGACGCGTACTGGTGGACGGTGCCGGTCCTGCTGCTCGCCGCGGCACGCGCCTCCCTGCAGGAGGAGTTCGTCGTGCTCGGCTACCTGTTCGCGCGGCTGAAGCAGCTGGGGTGGGGGCCCTGGACGATCATCATCGCCACCAGCGTGCTGCGTGCGAGCTATCACCTCTATCAGGGACCGGGCGCGTTCATCGGGAATTTCGCGATGGGGATGCTGTTCGGCTGGCTGTTCCTGCGCACCGGACGACTGCTGCCGTTCCTGGTCGCGCATTTCCTCATCGACGCGACGGTGTTCGTCGGCTACCCGTGGGCCGCCGCGACCTGGCCCGCGCTGTTCGGCCTGCCGGCGTAG
- a CDS encoding PH domain-containing protein, whose amino-acid sequence MTDDERPEGTRTFRASSGPVVMIISGLLAAFLLGDAVVRAGWGQMLLLAPWVLLTLWVVYEVSSVSLVRVDADGALVQNMLRRTSFGWTRVRDIDMRWQLVFSLDDGTDVTCYGGPARSRPVRRPSRDDVEVKMPAGVRELTGIRDRWEAAGGAADAPIRRTWDATALIVLGVLVLWAAAAVVIANL is encoded by the coding sequence GTGACGGACGACGAACGCCCGGAGGGCACGCGGACGTTCCGCGCGTCCTCCGGGCCGGTCGTGATGATCATCTCGGGGCTGCTTGCGGCGTTCCTCCTCGGTGATGCCGTGGTGCGCGCGGGCTGGGGGCAGATGCTCCTGCTCGCCCCGTGGGTGCTGCTGACGTTGTGGGTGGTCTATGAGGTCAGCTCCGTCTCCCTCGTCCGCGTCGACGCGGACGGAGCGCTCGTGCAGAACATGCTCCGCAGGACGAGCTTCGGCTGGACCCGGGTGCGAGACATCGATATGCGCTGGCAGCTGGTGTTCTCGCTCGACGACGGCACCGACGTCACCTGCTACGGCGGTCCGGCGCGGTCGCGCCCGGTGCGTCGCCCGTCGCGGGATGACGTGGAGGTCAAGATGCCGGCGGGCGTTCGCGAGCTCACCGGGATTCGGGATCGCTGGGAAGCGGCCGGCGGTGCAGCGGATGCTCCGATCCGTCGCACCTGGGACGCAACGGCACTGATCGTCTTGGGCGTGCTCGTGCTCTGGGCAGCCGCAGCCGTCGTGATCGCGAATCTCTGA
- a CDS encoding ABC transporter ATP-binding protein — protein sequence MNDRAAAQIPLLSVRDLTVAFRTQEGVKEVLHGASFDIFPGETVAIVGESGSGKSTTATAIVNLLPGTGMITGGSITLDGRELTTLGRTAIENVRGREIGFVPQDPMSNLNPVWSIGFQVKEAIRANGIAQGRAAVKARAIEVLQQAGLADAERRLHQFPHQFSGGMRQRALIGIGLAADPKLLIADEPTSALDVTVQRVILDHMASLTRDRGTSVLLITHDLGLAAERAEKIIVMSNGNIVEAGPSRQILEDPQHPYTKRLVSAAPSIASQRIQAVVEDRGIETLKDLADIPPTVRVAGLTKDYRIRQGGFRSEAFRAVDDVTFEIPKGKTLALVGESGSGKSTVAKMVLKLEEPTSGTIEIDGQDVSRLSNAQAFGLRRRMQPVFQDPYGSLDPLRNIGATIAEPLQIHGVGDRTSQRERVEELLDQVSLPRVLATRYANELSGGQRQRVAIARALALKPDIVVLDEAVSALDVLVQDQVLKLLADLQSELDLTYLFITHDLAVVRVSSDLVCVMEKGRVVEQGTVDEIFANPQQEYTDRLLQAIPGASIALGGR from the coding sequence ATGAACGATCGTGCAGCCGCACAGATCCCCCTGCTCAGCGTGCGCGACCTCACGGTCGCGTTCCGCACGCAGGAGGGCGTGAAAGAGGTTCTCCACGGGGCGAGCTTCGACATCTTCCCGGGTGAGACCGTGGCGATCGTCGGGGAGTCGGGTTCGGGCAAGTCCACGACGGCCACAGCCATCGTGAACCTCCTTCCCGGCACCGGAATGATCACCGGCGGATCGATCACGCTCGACGGCCGCGAGCTGACGACCCTCGGCCGCACCGCGATCGAGAACGTTCGGGGCCGCGAGATCGGCTTCGTGCCGCAGGATCCGATGTCGAACCTCAACCCCGTCTGGAGCATCGGCTTCCAGGTGAAGGAGGCGATCCGGGCCAACGGGATCGCACAGGGCCGCGCCGCCGTCAAGGCGCGCGCGATCGAGGTGCTGCAGCAGGCCGGCCTGGCGGATGCCGAGCGGCGTCTGCATCAGTTCCCGCACCAGTTCTCCGGAGGCATGCGGCAGCGCGCGCTGATCGGAATCGGCCTGGCAGCCGACCCGAAGCTGCTCATCGCCGACGAGCCGACCTCCGCGCTGGACGTCACCGTGCAGCGGGTGATCCTCGATCACATGGCCTCTCTCACACGTGACAGGGGCACTTCGGTGCTTCTGATCACCCACGACCTCGGCTTGGCGGCCGAGCGTGCGGAGAAGATCATCGTGATGAGCAACGGGAACATCGTCGAGGCAGGGCCGAGCCGGCAGATCCTCGAGGATCCACAGCATCCGTACACGAAACGACTGGTCTCCGCAGCGCCCAGCATCGCATCGCAGCGCATCCAGGCGGTCGTCGAGGACCGGGGCATCGAAACCCTCAAGGACCTCGCCGACATCCCGCCGACGGTGCGAGTGGCCGGCCTCACGAAGGACTACCGGATCCGCCAGGGAGGCTTCCGCAGCGAAGCATTCCGGGCTGTCGACGACGTCACCTTCGAGATCCCGAAGGGCAAGACCCTGGCTCTCGTCGGGGAATCCGGTTCGGGCAAGTCGACGGTGGCGAAGATGGTGCTCAAGCTCGAAGAGCCGACCAGCGGCACCATCGAGATCGACGGCCAGGATGTGTCGCGCCTCTCGAACGCTCAGGCGTTCGGCCTGCGTCGACGCATGCAGCCGGTCTTCCAGGACCCGTACGGATCTCTTGACCCGCTGCGCAACATCGGCGCCACCATCGCAGAGCCGCTGCAGATCCACGGTGTGGGCGATCGCACCTCGCAGCGCGAACGGGTGGAGGAGCTCCTCGATCAGGTCTCGCTGCCGCGGGTGCTGGCGACGAGGTACGCGAACGAGTTGTCCGGCGGACAGCGGCAGCGCGTCGCGATCGCGCGCGCGCTCGCCCTCAAGCCCGACATCGTCGTTCTCGATGAGGCGGTGTCGGCGCTCGATGTGCTGGTGCAGGATCAGGTCCTGAAGCTGCTCGCCGACCTGCAGTCGGAGCTCGATCTGACGTACCTGTTCATCACGCACGACCTCGCGGTCGTTCGCGTCTCGAGCGACCTCGTGTGCGTGATGGAGAAGGGGCGCGTCGTCGAGCAGGGCACGGTCGATGAGATCTTCGCGAACCCGCAGCAGGAGTACACGGATCGCCTCTTGCAGGCGATCCCCGGCGCCTCCATCGCGCTCGGCGGACGCTGA
- a CDS encoding ABC transporter permease, which translates to MPDPTTQKHFVAPIETETISVDAVRIAEKPSNLWRDAWTDLRRRPLFWASVALALIFLVMAVWPTLFTSTPPNGDCQLSNSNGGPTDGHPLGFTFQGCDIYARLIWGAQTSLSVGLLATLISSVLGLIMGALAGFYGGWLDSLLSRVGDIFFAIPYILAAVVVMTVFSQYRSVPVLALAIGGFAWASTARVVRAEVLRVRQADFVVASRALGKGKFGTLVAHVIPNALAPLLVLTTLSLAASIVAEATLSFLGVGLGSSTMSWGNDISAAQSSLRVAPMALIYPSIALTLAVLAFVTLGELIRDALDPKARARR; encoded by the coding sequence ATGCCTGACCCCACTACGCAGAAGCACTTCGTCGCGCCGATCGAGACGGAGACGATCTCCGTCGACGCGGTGCGGATCGCCGAGAAGCCGAGCAACCTGTGGCGTGACGCGTGGACTGATCTCCGACGTCGCCCGCTGTTCTGGGCTTCCGTCGCGCTCGCCCTCATCTTCCTGGTGATGGCAGTGTGGCCGACCCTGTTCACCTCGACCCCACCGAACGGCGATTGCCAGCTCTCGAACAGCAATGGCGGGCCGACAGACGGGCACCCGCTCGGGTTCACGTTCCAAGGATGCGACATCTACGCACGCCTCATCTGGGGTGCGCAGACCTCGCTGTCGGTCGGCCTGCTCGCCACGCTCATCTCCTCGGTCCTCGGGCTGATCATGGGCGCGCTGGCCGGGTTCTACGGAGGATGGCTGGATTCGCTGCTCTCGCGGGTCGGCGACATCTTCTTCGCGATCCCGTACATCCTCGCGGCAGTCGTCGTCATGACGGTGTTCTCGCAGTACCGGTCCGTACCGGTCCTCGCGCTCGCGATCGGTGGTTTCGCCTGGGCATCGACTGCCAGAGTCGTGCGCGCCGAAGTGCTGAGAGTCCGGCAGGCCGACTTCGTCGTCGCGTCGCGGGCGCTCGGCAAGGGCAAATTCGGAACTCTCGTCGCCCACGTGATTCCGAACGCGCTCGCGCCGCTGCTCGTCCTGACGACGCTCAGCCTCGCCGCGTCGATCGTCGCCGAGGCGACGCTGTCGTTCCTCGGCGTCGGTCTGGGAAGCTCGACCATGTCGTGGGGCAACGACATCAGCGCGGCACAGTCGTCGCTGCGCGTCGCGCCGATGGCACTCATCTATCCGTCGATCGCGCTCACCCTTGCGGTGCTCGCGTTCGTGACTCTGGGCGAGCTGATCCGAGACGCCCTCGACCCGAAGGCGAGGGCACGTCGATGA